A genome region from Halocatena salina includes the following:
- a CDS encoding energy-coupling factor ABC transporter ATP-binding protein — MIEINNLTFRYERRSGDSGERSVLDDVSLTIDDGSFVVLAGPNGSGKTTLVRHFNGLLDSDEGWIAVNGQRVGEDVVAARTAVAMTFQDPRDGFVAATVAEDVAFGPVNLGLEREQIDQRVQEALVAVQMDGFEQKRIDRLSGGEQARVAIAGALAMRPDHLVLDEPFVGLDEPARQSVLERLRALSAEGMSIIVVTHDLRELLDLADRLVVMSEGQIVLDGSPETVLDRLSEREVSVPC; from the coding sequence ATGATCGAAATCAACAACCTCACGTTTCGATACGAACGTCGGTCTGGCGACAGCGGAGAACGATCTGTCCTTGACGACGTCTCGCTCACCATCGACGACGGTTCATTCGTCGTGCTTGCAGGCCCGAACGGATCGGGAAAAACGACGCTTGTCCGCCATTTCAACGGACTTCTCGATTCTGATGAGGGATGGATAGCGGTGAACGGCCAGCGAGTTGGTGAGGACGTCGTAGCCGCACGAACAGCGGTAGCTATGACGTTCCAAGATCCACGAGACGGATTCGTCGCTGCTACTGTAGCGGAAGATGTCGCGTTCGGTCCCGTCAATCTCGGATTGGAACGGGAACAAATCGATCAGCGGGTACAGGAAGCACTCGTAGCGGTCCAAATGGATGGTTTCGAACAAAAGCGCATCGACCGGCTTTCGGGAGGCGAACAGGCACGGGTTGCGATCGCTGGCGCGTTGGCCATGCGACCGGACCATCTCGTGCTCGATGAACCTTTCGTTGGACTTGACGAACCGGCTCGCCAGTCGGTACTCGAACGACTCAGGGCGCTTTCGGCTGAGGGAATGAGTATCATCGTCGTCACTCACGACCTCCGAGAACTCCTTGATCTCGCCGATCGGTTGGTAGTCATGTCCGAGGGTCAGATCGTTCTTGATGGATCGCCGGAAACGGTGCTCGACCGTCTGTCCGAACGAGAGGTGTCCGTACCGTGTTGA
- a CDS encoding biotin transporter BioY: MTKQSGEQTEDGRTDARETDVELVGDEITINVARAALFAALIGAFSYVSFPNPVSPTPVTLQVLGVFLAGIFLGPIWGGTACVLYLVAGVLGAPVFAGGAAGFGVLLGPTAGYLWSMPLAAFAVGVIVHEGFAPSEPRASSPIRLVGAMVVGTVLIYAAGVVGMMLTLDLGRSEAFLTGAVALVPAETLKIAAAVGIVRSDAITAS, from the coding sequence ATGACGAAACAGAGTGGAGAACAAACCGAGGATGGGAGAACGGACGCGAGAGAGACCGATGTAGAACTCGTTGGCGACGAGATAACGATCAATGTTGCTCGCGCCGCGTTGTTCGCGGCACTGATCGGCGCGTTCTCGTATGTGAGCTTTCCGAATCCAGTTTCTCCAACGCCTGTCACGTTACAGGTGCTTGGAGTGTTCCTAGCCGGTATATTTCTGGGTCCGATCTGGGGTGGAACTGCGTGTGTGCTGTATCTCGTTGCTGGCGTACTCGGCGCACCGGTGTTCGCTGGAGGGGCAGCAGGGTTCGGCGTACTTCTGGGTCCAACTGCAGGCTATCTCTGGTCGATGCCGCTGGCAGCGTTCGCCGTCGGTGTGATCGTTCACGAGGGATTCGCTCCTTCCGAGCCGAGAGCGAGCAGTCCGATTCGGCTCGTGGGTGCGATGGTCGTGGGGACAGTACTCATCTACGCCGCTGGCGTCGTCGGCATGATGCTTACGCTTGATCTCGGTCGCTCCGAAGCGTTCCTCACGGGAGCAGTCGCGTTAGTACCGGCTGAAACGTTGAAAATCGCGGCTGCAGTCGGAATCGTTCGAAGCGACGCGATAACTGCGTCGTGA